A genomic window from Deltaproteobacteria bacterium includes:
- the larE gene encoding ATP-dependent sacrificial sulfur transferase LarE: MTSSLDAKRDQVIARLRSLGSVLVAYSGGVDSALLLALAIDALGERAVAFTALSAAVPPDELEGARVVAQHLGARHIEKASAELEDPRYAANPVNRCYFCKTELYTLATAEARALGLAAVVSGTNADELADYRPGLQAASEHEVVQPLAEAALTKAEIRELSRDLKLPTWDKPQQPCLSSRIPYGTEVTPERLAQLAESEMALRKLGLREFRVRYHGEIARIEAGEADFDRLVRVRADALAALKAAGFKFVTIDLEPFRSGRLNEAAGLVPLRR; the protein is encoded by the coding sequence GTGACTTCGTCGCTGGACGCCAAGCGGGACCAGGTGATCGCGCGGCTGCGTTCCCTGGGCAGCGTGCTGGTCGCGTACTCCGGCGGCGTGGATTCCGCCTTGCTGCTGGCGCTCGCGATCGATGCTCTGGGAGAGCGCGCCGTCGCGTTCACCGCCCTCTCGGCCGCCGTCCCTCCGGATGAGCTGGAGGGAGCGCGTGTCGTTGCCCAGCATCTCGGAGCGCGACATATCGAGAAGGCATCCGCGGAGCTGGAAGATCCCCGCTATGCCGCGAACCCGGTGAACCGGTGCTACTTCTGCAAGACCGAGCTGTACACGCTCGCCACCGCCGAGGCGCGGGCGCTCGGACTGGCCGCCGTCGTCTCCGGAACCAACGCCGACGAGCTCGCCGACTACCGGCCGGGCTTGCAGGCGGCGTCCGAGCACGAAGTGGTGCAGCCGCTGGCGGAGGCGGCGTTGACGAAGGCAGAGATCCGCGAGCTGAGCCGCGACCTGAAGCTTCCCACCTGGGACAAACCGCAGCAGCCGTGTCTCTCCTCGCGGATTCCTTACGGAACCGAGGTGACGCCGGAGCGACTCGCGCAGCTCGCCGAGAGCGAGATGGCGCTCCGCAAGCTGGGGCTGCGCGAATTCCGCGTGCGCTATCATGGAGAGATCGCGCGCATCGAGGCCGGGGAGGCCGACTTCGATCGCCTCGTGCGCGTGCGTGCGGACGCCCTGGCCGCGCTGAAGGCCGCCGGCTTCAAATTCGTCACCATCGATCTCGAGCCGTTCCGCTCCGGCCGCCTGAACGAGGCCGCGGGCCTGGTCCCTCTACGCCGGTAG